The following are from one region of the Escherichia sp. E4742 genome:
- a CDS encoding YebO family protein has protein sequence MNEVVNSGVMNIASLVVSVVVLIIGLILWFFINRASSRTNEQIELLEALLDQQKRQNVLLRRLCEANEPEKANEKVTENQKTSEDEDIIRLVAER, from the coding sequence ATGAACGAAGTTGTAAATTCAGGCGTGATGAACATTGCGTCTTTGGTCGTATCGGTAGTAGTTCTTATTATTGGGCTCATCTTGTGGTTTTTCATCAACCGTGCCAGTTCCCGGACTAACGAACAGATTGAACTGCTTGAGGCATTGCTGGATCAGCAAAAACGGCAGAATGTACTGTTACGCCGCTTGTGCGAAGCTAACGAACCTGAAAAAGCCAATGAAAAGGTTACTGAGAACCAAAAAACGAGTGAAGATGAAGATATTATTCGTCTGGTAGCAGAACGGTAA
- the mgrB gene encoding PhoP/PhoQ regulator MgrB, which translates to MKKFRWVVLVAAMLAFLLLWMQVFNIMCDQDVQFFSGICAINQFIPW; encoded by the coding sequence GTGAAAAAGTTTCGATGGGTCGTTCTGGTTGCCGCTATGCTGGCTTTCTTGCTGTTATGGATGCAGGTATTCAACATAATGTGCGATCAGGATGTGCAATTTTTCAGCGGAATTTGTGCCATCAATCAGTTCATCCCATGGTGA